The following are encoded in a window of Gramella sp. MT6 genomic DNA:
- a CDS encoding RNA polymerase sigma factor, which translates to MTNNTDQYLVERTLEGDTAAFGELVDRYQNFVFTIAIRILKVTEEAEEVGQDSFIKAYDSLKSFRGDSKFSTWLYRIVYHKSLDRLKMNKRHRTYEIIEEITEDNLDHIENGLEFMLSEERSSIIKNCIDRLPEDEAAIISLYYFEEQSVKEIAKVTDLTEDNIKIKLYRSRKKLFSLLEGYIKPEISDRNGKAI; encoded by the coding sequence ATGACTAATAACACTGACCAATATTTAGTTGAAAGAACTCTTGAGGGAGATACAGCTGCCTTTGGGGAGCTGGTAGATCGTTATCAAAATTTTGTGTTCACTATTGCGATAAGGATCCTGAAAGTTACTGAAGAAGCCGAAGAGGTAGGCCAGGATAGTTTTATTAAGGCCTATGATTCCTTGAAGAGCTTCCGGGGTGATTCTAAATTTTCAACCTGGTTGTACAGGATCGTATATCATAAAAGCCTTGACAGGTTAAAAATGAATAAAAGACATAGGACCTACGAAATCATTGAAGAGATCACTGAAGATAATCTGGATCACATTGAAAATGGTCTGGAATTCATGCTCAGCGAGGAAAGAAGTTCTATTATTAAAAATTGTATAGACCGTTTACCGGAAGATGAAGCGGCGATCATCAGTTTATATTATTTTGAAGAGCAGTCTGTAAAAGAGATCGCTAAAGTAACAGACCTTACAGAGGATAATATTAAAATTAAATTGTACCGTAGCCGGAAAAAATTGTTCTCATTATTGGAAGGCTATATAAAACCAGAAATATCAGATAGGAATGGAAAAGCAATTTAG
- a CDS encoding DUF6249 domain-containing protein, with product MGSEIIVLPVIFGTVFGIFYLYISARNRERLALIDKGTDASIFYSKKKHVTPVWKVIVINLALLLVGIGVGIFIANILTYNMNVDEDVAYPGTIFLLAGLGLFAGFFATKKLNKDA from the coding sequence ATGGGATCAGAAATCATTGTTTTACCAGTTATTTTCGGAACAGTTTTCGGAATATTTTATCTTTATATTTCCGCCAGAAACCGGGAACGCCTTGCTCTTATTGACAAGGGAACCGATGCTAGTATATTCTATAGCAAGAAAAAACACGTAACTCCGGTATGGAAAGTTATAGTCATTAACCTTGCCTTGCTTCTGGTAGGTATTGGGGTAGGTATTTTTATAGCGAATATTTTAACCTACAATATGAACGTAGACGAAGATGTTGCCTATCCAGGTACTATTTTCTTATTGGCCGGGCTTGGACTTTTCGCAGGCTTCTTTGCGACCAAAAAGCTAAATAAAGACGCATAA
- a CDS encoding DUF4199 domain-containing protein — translation MKKFAIEIKWGVIFSFVSLAWMFLEKGLGWHDENIAQHAIYTNIFAIVAIILYVLALLDKRKNFYNGTMTWSQGFISGIVISVVVAILSPIAQYITHQFITPDYFNNIIEYSVESGAMTREAAEGYFNITSYIIQSFFFALVVGVVTSAIVAYFVKTKKD, via the coding sequence ATGAAAAAGTTCGCAATTGAAATAAAGTGGGGTGTCATTTTTAGTTTCGTTTCACTTGCATGGATGTTCCTTGAAAAAGGACTCGGCTGGCATGACGAAAACATTGCCCAGCACGCTATCTACACGAATATCTTTGCCATTGTTGCTATCATACTTTATGTTCTGGCTTTATTAGATAAAAGGAAGAACTTCTATAATGGAACTATGACCTGGAGCCAGGGATTTATTTCGGGAATCGTAATTAGTGTCGTAGTAGCCATATTATCACCTATTGCTCAATACATCACCCATCAATTCATTACACCAGATTATTTTAATAATATCATTGAATACTCTGTTGAAAGCGGTGCGATGACCAGGGAAGCTGCAGAAGGATATTTTAACATCACTTCTTATATCATTCAGTCTTTCTTTTTTGCTTTAGTTGTAGGGGTTGTTACTTCTGCGATCGTAGCTTATTTTGTGAAGACGAAAAAAGATTAA
- a CDS encoding peptidoglycan DD-metalloendopeptidase family protein — protein MAGFSEFINGLTTGFTPVIGGDYKQEDFAYINLSADNPDLLKLEVASSEAFSIFIDEYLRNRKARAAYGGYNELRTLYNRSELFNNTEANRNIHIGLDIWVPAFSDIISPLEGEVHSFQDNNNFGDYGPTIILQHSSKGKTFYTLYGHLSRKSLETLRVGDKVRAGEKIAELGGFDENGDYAPHLHFQVMEKMHDYSGDYPGVVKKEDLDLFLKNCPDPNFLLKI, from the coding sequence ATGGCAGGTTTTTCTGAATTCATAAATGGGTTAACCACAGGTTTTACGCCTGTTATTGGAGGAGATTATAAGCAAGAGGACTTTGCTTACATCAACCTTTCTGCCGATAATCCTGACCTTTTAAAACTTGAAGTTGCTTCTTCGGAAGCATTTTCCATTTTCATTGATGAATATCTTCGGAATAGAAAAGCCAGGGCGGCCTATGGAGGATATAATGAACTACGGACTTTATATAACCGAAGTGAGCTTTTCAATAATACTGAGGCAAACAGGAATATACATATTGGCCTGGATATCTGGGTGCCGGCGTTTTCAGATATTATTAGTCCTTTAGAAGGCGAGGTCCATAGCTTTCAGGATAATAATAATTTTGGGGATTACGGACCAACTATCATTCTGCAGCATTCTTCAAAAGGCAAAACATTCTATACGCTTTACGGGCATCTTTCCAGGAAATCACTTGAGACTTTAAGAGTAGGAGATAAGGTCAGGGCTGGCGAAAAAATAGCTGAATTAGGTGGTTTCGATGAAAATGGGGACTACGCGCCACATTTACATTTCCAGGTGATGGAAAAAATGCATGATTATTCCGGAGATTATCCTGGGGTAGTGAAAAAAGAAGATCTGGATCTTTTCTTAAAGAACTGCCCCGATCCTAATTTCTTGTTGAAGATCTAA
- a CDS encoding RNA polymerase sigma factor, producing the protein MIQHKLIEACKQNSRRAQLKLYNKYCDGMYYVALRFMKDSMEAEDAMQEAFIKAFAKLHQFNGEVTFGAWLKKIVINKCLDKLKAKKLELVAINEQVLGTVEEENNWQVEDGIGLEEVKQKMENLPEKYKYPLMLYLVEGYDHEEISEILNITQVASRTLVHRGKKKLQEELKTLSNGTGY; encoded by the coding sequence TTGATACAGCATAAGCTAATAGAAGCTTGTAAGCAGAACAGCCGGAGGGCTCAACTCAAGCTGTACAACAAGTATTGTGACGGGATGTATTATGTGGCCTTGAGATTCATGAAAGACTCGATGGAAGCCGAGGACGCTATGCAGGAAGCTTTTATAAAAGCCTTTGCAAAATTACATCAGTTTAACGGTGAGGTCACCTTCGGGGCCTGGTTAAAAAAAATCGTTATCAATAAATGTTTAGACAAGCTAAAAGCTAAAAAACTGGAATTGGTTGCGATCAATGAACAGGTACTTGGCACCGTAGAAGAAGAGAACAACTGGCAGGTTGAAGATGGAATAGGATTAGAGGAAGTGAAACAGAAAATGGAAAATCTGCCTGAAAAATATAAGTATCCTTTGATGCTGTATCTCGTAGAAGGATATGATCATGAAGAGATAAGTGAAATTTTGAATATCACACAGGTAGCCTCACGCACCCTGGTGCACAGAGGGAAAAAGAAATTACAGGAAGAACTTAAAACATTAAGTAATGGGACAGGATATTAG
- a CDS encoding DUF2911 domain-containing protein, protein MNKTTKQILKIGGIIIGLGLILIIILRYTTKAHSPEDTITYEQDGLELNVFYNRPYKKDREIFGNLVPYNEVWRTGANEATTFETNQDILVDGSLLKAGKYTLWTIPMENSWKVMFNSKMYPWGINLDEEAYRDPRFDSLILERPVEKTNAQLEQFTISFERSGEFVNMLLAWDDTSVSIPIKKEEPQISDSSNKS, encoded by the coding sequence ATGAATAAAACTACTAAACAAATATTGAAGATCGGTGGTATCATTATAGGACTGGGTCTTATCCTTATTATTATTCTAAGATATACTACTAAAGCTCATAGTCCGGAAGATACTATCACCTATGAACAGGATGGGTTAGAGCTGAATGTATTTTATAATCGTCCTTACAAAAAGGATAGAGAGATATTTGGGAACCTGGTACCTTATAATGAAGTATGGAGAACCGGCGCTAATGAAGCTACCACTTTTGAAACAAATCAGGACATCCTGGTAGATGGAAGTTTATTGAAAGCTGGGAAATATACCCTTTGGACAATTCCAATGGAAAATAGCTGGAAGGTCATGTTCAATTCAAAAATGTATCCGTGGGGAATCAATCTGGATGAAGAGGCATATAGAGACCCTAGATTCGATTCGCTCATTCTGGAAAGACCTGTTGAAAAAACCAATGCCCAACTGGAACAATTCACTATATCTTTCGAAAGATCTGGAGAATTCGTAAATATGTTGCTGGCCTGGGATGATACGAGCGTGAGTATACCTATAAAAAAAGAAGAGCCGCAAATTAGCGACTCTTCAAATAAATCATAA
- a CDS encoding organic hydroperoxide resistance protein, producing the protein MKNLYKTKVTTHGGRNGHTRSEDGILDMELKMPKSMGGEGGEYSNPEQLFAAGYSSCYGSALEVVAKKHKVDLGDYSVTAVVKLGQTESGNLQLSVTLDSYIPNVDVETGEKLVNEAHEICPYSRATRDNIDVTLNLLLDE; encoded by the coding sequence ATGAAGAATTTGTATAAAACTAAAGTAACTACCCATGGAGGGCGTAATGGCCACACCCGTAGTGAAGATGGTATTCTCGATATGGAACTTAAAATGCCTAAAAGTATGGGCGGTGAAGGTGGTGAATACTCCAATCCCGAACAACTTTTTGCGGCAGGTTACTCATCTTGCTATGGTAGTGCTTTAGAAGTTGTTGCTAAAAAACATAAAGTAGATCTTGGTGATTATAGCGTGACTGCTGTAGTGAAGTTAGGACAAACCGAATCTGGGAACTTGCAGCTATCTGTAACTCTCGATTCTTACATTCCTAACGTCGATGTAGAAACAGGTGAGAAGCTGGTAAATGAAGCACACGAGATCTGTCCTTATTCCAGAGCAACTAGAGACAACATAGATGTAACTTTGAATCTACTACTTGACGAATAG
- the meaB gene encoding methylmalonyl Co-A mutase-associated GTPase MeaB has protein sequence MSEEQQKSALSESESNPASKNISAESAKKIRSFRKNKFSEKDLLNDLLKGNKTALGRGITLIESNQKTHQKQAEFLIEGALPHAHKSIRIGITGVPGVGKSTFIESFGSYLIDQGKKVAVLAVDPSSSVSHGSILGDKTRMENLVTKPNAFIRPSPSGDSLGGVARKTRESILLCEAAGFDVILIETVGVGQSETTVHSMTDFFLLLKLAGAGDELQGIKRGIVEMADAIVINKADGENQKPAREAKLEFKRALQLYPPKESEWKPEVKLCSALYNEGVSDIWKMITEFKAKVDENGYFLHNRLEQNKFWLFQTVNDYLKSRFYDDPRIKTALKEQLDLIENNKTTAFAAAKHLLSLA, from the coding sequence TTGAGTGAAGAACAGCAAAAATCAGCCTTAAGCGAGTCTGAAAGCAATCCTGCTTCTAAGAATATAAGTGCAGAATCCGCTAAAAAGATCAGAAGTTTTAGAAAAAATAAATTCTCTGAAAAGGACTTATTGAACGATCTATTAAAAGGCAATAAAACTGCATTGGGACGAGGGATCACTCTCATTGAAAGCAATCAAAAAACTCATCAGAAACAAGCCGAATTCCTCATTGAAGGCGCTTTACCCCATGCACATAAATCTATAAGAATTGGGATAACGGGAGTGCCCGGAGTGGGAAAAAGTACCTTCATTGAAAGTTTTGGTTCCTATCTCATAGATCAGGGGAAGAAAGTAGCTGTTCTGGCAGTAGATCCCAGTAGTTCTGTATCACATGGTAGTATCCTTGGAGATAAGACAAGAATGGAAAATCTGGTCACCAAGCCAAATGCTTTTATAAGACCTTCTCCTAGTGGAGATTCGCTGGGTGGAGTGGCCAGAAAGACCAGGGAAAGTATTTTATTATGTGAGGCAGCAGGTTTTGATGTTATTTTGATAGAAACTGTTGGAGTGGGACAAAGCGAAACTACCGTGCATAGCATGACCGATTTCTTCCTTCTATTAAAACTGGCTGGTGCCGGAGATGAATTACAGGGAATAAAACGTGGTATCGTAGAAATGGCAGATGCTATTGTGATCAATAAAGCAGACGGAGAAAATCAAAAACCTGCCAGGGAGGCTAAATTAGAATTTAAACGGGCTTTACAACTATATCCTCCAAAGGAAAGTGAATGGAAACCAGAAGTGAAATTATGCAGCGCGCTTTATAATGAAGGTGTTTCAGATATATGGAAGATGATCACCGAATTCAAAGCAAAGGTCGATGAGAATGGATATTTTCTGCATAACCGACTGGAGCAAAATAAATTCTGGCTGTTTCAAACTGTGAATGATTATCTTAAAAGCAGGTTTTATGATGATCCCAGAATTAAAACAGCCCTTAAAGAACAACTGGATCTGATCGAGAATAATAAAACTACGGCTTTTGCTGCCGCCAAACATCTGCTAAGCCTGGCTTAG
- a CDS encoding phosphatase PAP2 family protein — translation MEKLAELDRELFLYLNNLGSENWDWMWIAISDKWMAIPLYALLLYLIFRKFGWKPTLITMVVVALLITATDQLANLFKHGFERPRPCRQEGVMEYARFVAERCGRFGYFSAHAANSTGVAVFLSLLFKKHYPKLFMFLLIWAIVVSYSRIYLGVHYPGDVITGMFIGAVFGYLFQQLRKFLTAKILKEDLSQA, via the coding sequence ATGGAGAAATTAGCCGAATTAGACAGGGAACTTTTTTTGTATCTGAATAATCTGGGTTCAGAAAATTGGGATTGGATGTGGATCGCCATTAGTGATAAATGGATGGCTATACCGCTTTATGCCCTATTGCTCTATCTTATTTTTAGAAAATTCGGCTGGAAACCCACGCTTATTACAATGGTTGTGGTCGCTTTATTGATCACGGCTACAGATCAGTTAGCCAATCTTTTTAAACATGGTTTTGAAAGACCCAGGCCTTGCAGGCAGGAGGGAGTTATGGAATATGCCAGATTTGTTGCAGAGAGGTGTGGAAGATTTGGATATTTCTCGGCCCATGCGGCTAATTCAACAGGAGTGGCTGTTTTCTTAAGCCTGCTGTTCAAAAAGCATTACCCAAAACTATTTATGTTTTTACTGATCTGGGCGATTGTTGTGTCCTACAGTAGAATATACCTGGGAGTGCATTATCCCGGGGATGTTATTACCGGAATGTTCATTGGAGCTGTTTTTGGATATCTTTTTCAGCAACTAAGAAAATTCCTTACTGCGAAAATTCTAAAAGAAGACCTAAGCCAGGCTTAG
- a CDS encoding MATE family efflux transporter: MQLSAYTREFGKNLNIAYPVMLGQLGHVMVGLVDNLMIGRLGAAPLAAVSLGNALVFIAMSMGIGFSFAITPLIAEADGADDLEGGRSYFHHGLILSTINGLLLFLLLLIAKPLLYYLDQPEEVVELAIPYLNIVALSMLPLMAFQAFKQFADGLSQTKYAMYATLLANIVNVVFNYLLIYGIWIFPRLELEGAAWGTLISRFFMLWFVWEILRRKSKFIEYFKWSKKEMIKWSIFKRILSLGFPTALQMLFEVAIFTGTIFLAGNLGTNPQAANQIALNLASMTFMIAVGLGVTATIRVGNQVGLKQYRELRRIGYSIFLLVFLIEAVFALLFILLKDILPVFYIDNVEVISLAAQLLIIAALFQLSDGVQVVILGALRGLQDVKIPTVICFISYWVIGFPVSFYFGQEEQLGSMGIWLGLLAGLTSSALLLYFRFNYLSRKLIRTKETIIA, encoded by the coding sequence TTGCAGCTTTCGGCCTATACCAGAGAATTCGGAAAAAATCTTAATATCGCATACCCGGTGATGCTTGGCCAGTTGGGTCATGTCATGGTAGGGCTGGTAGATAATCTAATGATCGGGAGACTGGGAGCAGCGCCTCTGGCGGCGGTTTCTTTAGGAAATGCTCTCGTATTTATCGCTATGTCTATGGGAATAGGATTCTCCTTTGCCATAACTCCTTTGATTGCAGAAGCTGATGGAGCTGATGATCTTGAAGGCGGCAGAAGCTATTTTCATCATGGGCTTATTCTGAGCACGATCAACGGGTTACTTTTATTTCTTTTATTATTGATCGCCAAACCGCTCCTGTATTACTTGGATCAGCCTGAGGAAGTGGTGGAACTGGCTATTCCGTATTTAAATATTGTGGCCCTTTCTATGTTGCCACTTATGGCATTCCAGGCATTCAAACAGTTTGCAGACGGTCTTTCACAAACAAAATATGCCATGTATGCTACGCTTCTGGCGAATATCGTGAACGTGGTCTTTAATTATCTGTTGATCTATGGAATCTGGATTTTTCCTAGACTAGAACTTGAGGGAGCGGCCTGGGGAACCCTTATTTCCAGGTTTTTCATGCTTTGGTTCGTTTGGGAGATCCTGAGGCGAAAATCAAAATTCATTGAATATTTCAAATGGTCCAAAAAGGAAATGATCAAATGGTCAATTTTCAAAAGGATACTTTCGCTAGGTTTTCCAACGGCATTACAAATGCTATTTGAGGTGGCGATATTTACAGGTACCATTTTTCTTGCCGGAAATCTTGGTACCAATCCACAAGCAGCAAATCAGATAGCATTGAACCTGGCTTCTATGACCTTTATGATCGCGGTAGGGCTGGGAGTTACGGCCACAATTAGAGTAGGTAACCAGGTAGGACTAAAACAGTACCGGGAACTAAGGCGAATAGGATATTCTATATTTCTACTGGTTTTTCTAATCGAAGCAGTATTTGCACTTTTATTTATACTGCTTAAGGATATTCTACCGGTGTTTTATATAGATAATGTTGAGGTTATTTCCCTTGCCGCACAATTACTTATCATTGCGGCCTTATTTCAGTTGAGTGATGGTGTACAGGTAGTGATATTAGGTGCTTTAAGAGGACTACAGGATGTAAAAATTCCTACGGTGATCTGCTTTATTTCTTATTGGGTGATTGGCTTCCCGGTCAGTTTTTATTTCGGGCAGGAAGAACAATTAGGTAGTATGGGAATCTGGCTCGGATTACTGGCGGGCTTGACATCCTCTGCATTATTACTATATTTCCGCTTTAATTATTTGAGTCGAAAATTAATTCGAACAAAAGAAACTATAATAGCATAA
- a CDS encoding M20/M25/M40 family metallo-hydrolase has product MKSFYTVLSLLFICLGTSAQTNSAEDSLNIRKIYDMSLLNGKSYDWLDHLSNEIGGRLSGSYGAEQAVEYTKAELEKLGLDKVWLQPVMVPKWTRGEREFAYVQTGPGETRNVNITALGGSIATPAGGTKAEVIEVQGIEQLKEYGRENIEGKIVFYNRPMRADHIQTFEAYSGCVDQRYSGAMEAAKYGAVGVIVRSMNLRMDDLPHTGSMIYGDTPINDRIPAAAISTNDAAYLSSILKIQNDLELYFKMSCEQHEDVQSYNVIGEITGSESPEEIMVVGGHLDSWDLGDGSHDDGAGVVQSMEVLRLFKEVGYKPKKTLRVVLFMNEENGLRGGNKYAEVAKSKSEDHVFALESDAGGFTPRGFGFTSTEEQYNKILSWKSLFKPYLIHYFERGGGGADISPLKGGKTVLAGLRPDSQRYFDHHHAANDTFEHVNKRELELGAATMASLVYLVDKYGFESGNNETDKGTE; this is encoded by the coding sequence ATGAAATCATTCTATACTGTTCTTAGTCTGTTGTTTATATGTCTAGGGACTTCAGCCCAAACAAACTCCGCCGAAGATTCACTCAATATTAGGAAGATCTATGATATGTCTTTGCTTAACGGAAAAAGCTATGATTGGTTGGATCATTTATCTAATGAGATCGGGGGTAGACTTTCCGGATCTTATGGTGCTGAACAAGCTGTAGAATATACCAAAGCAGAGCTGGAAAAATTAGGATTAGATAAAGTATGGCTTCAGCCTGTAATGGTTCCTAAATGGACCCGTGGGGAAAGAGAATTTGCTTACGTTCAAACAGGTCCCGGGGAAACGAGGAATGTGAATATTACTGCACTAGGAGGTTCTATTGCTACGCCTGCCGGCGGGACTAAAGCTGAAGTGATAGAAGTACAGGGAATTGAGCAATTAAAAGAATACGGGCGAGAAAATATAGAAGGAAAGATAGTTTTTTATAACAGGCCAATGCGTGCAGATCATATTCAGACCTTCGAGGCCTATAGTGGTTGCGTGGATCAAAGATATTCAGGAGCCATGGAAGCTGCTAAATATGGTGCTGTTGGAGTGATCGTTAGATCAATGAACTTGAGGATGGACGATCTCCCCCATACCGGTTCTATGATCTATGGTGATACTCCGATAAACGACAGAATTCCTGCAGCTGCGATTTCTACCAATGATGCTGCCTATCTTAGCAGTATTTTAAAAATACAGAATGATCTTGAACTATATTTCAAGATGAGCTGTGAGCAGCATGAAGATGTCCAGTCATATAATGTGATAGGTGAGATCACCGGTTCAGAATCTCCTGAAGAGATCATGGTCGTGGGAGGCCATCTGGATTCCTGGGACCTTGGTGATGGTTCACATGATGATGGCGCCGGAGTAGTACAGTCTATGGAAGTTCTAAGGTTATTTAAGGAAGTAGGATATAAACCAAAGAAAACCTTACGTGTGGTTCTTTTTATGAATGAAGAAAATGGTTTACGCGGAGGAAATAAATATGCTGAGGTAGCTAAATCAAAATCTGAAGACCATGTTTTCGCCCTGGAAAGTGATGCAGGTGGATTTACTCCAAGAGGATTTGGTTTCACTTCAACTGAAGAACAATACAATAAGATCTTATCCTGGAAAAGTCTTTTCAAACCATACCTTATTCACTACTTTGAAAGAGGTGGCGGTGGTGCAGATATTAGTCCACTTAAAGGAGGCAAGACCGTACTAGCAGGTTTAAGACCAGATTCTCAGCGTTATTTTGATCACCATCATGCGGCTAACGATACTTTTGAGCATGTGAATAAAAGAGAACTGGAACTTGGTGCAGCCACCATGGCATCTTTAGTTTATCTGGTAGATAAATACGGTTTTGAATCTGGTAATAACGAAACCGATAAGGGAACGGAATAA
- a CDS encoding PPK2 family polyphosphate kinase — protein sequence MKHIDHKQFKVTSKIDLSKVKTHLELDESEDDIKDEMKEIRKELGDWQDTLYAYGKYSVLICLQGMDTAGKDSLIREVFKDFNSRGVVVHSFKTPSDKELKHDFLRRHYIALPERGKFGVFNRTHYENVLVTRVHPEYILNENLPGINSVAEIDENFWEQRFENIREFEDHIADNGTIIFKFFLHLSKEEQRQRLLRRLNKPNKNWKFSPGDLKERELWGEYQKYYQDAINKTSRENAPWYVIPADDKDTARLLVAKILHEELTKYKDVKEPELDPEIKKNLAEYREQLNLEKN from the coding sequence ATGAAGCACATAGACCACAAACAATTCAAGGTAACTTCAAAAATTGACCTTTCTAAGGTTAAAACCCATCTGGAACTTGACGAATCTGAAGATGATATCAAGGACGAAATGAAGGAAATTCGCAAGGAACTTGGAGACTGGCAGGATACATTATATGCGTATGGAAAATATTCGGTTTTGATCTGCCTTCAGGGGATGGATACCGCTGGTAAGGATAGTTTAATTCGTGAGGTTTTCAAAGATTTTAATAGCAGGGGAGTGGTGGTGCACAGTTTCAAAACTCCTTCAGATAAAGAATTAAAGCATGATTTTTTAAGGCGGCATTATATCGCTTTACCCGAAAGGGGGAAATTTGGGGTCTTTAACCGTACCCATTATGAGAATGTTCTGGTGACAAGAGTTCATCCTGAATATATTCTGAATGAAAATTTGCCTGGGATAAATTCGGTTGCAGAAATTGATGAAAATTTCTGGGAACAAAGATTTGAAAATATCCGGGAATTTGAAGATCATATTGCAGATAACGGAACCATCATTTTTAAATTCTTTCTTCACCTTTCTAAAGAGGAACAACGCCAGCGGTTACTCAGAAGGCTTAATAAACCAAATAAGAACTGGAAATTCTCGCCGGGAGATCTTAAAGAGCGTGAGCTATGGGGAGAATACCAAAAATATTATCAGGATGCTATCAATAAGACATCCAGAGAAAATGCTCCCTGGTATGTGATTCCTGCAGATGATAAGGATACTGCTCGTCTCCTGGTGGCAAAGATCCTTCATGAGGAACTTACCAAATATAAGGATGTGAAAGAACCAGAACTGGATCCAGAGATTAAAAAGAATCTGGCGGAATATCGGGAACAGTTAAACCTAGAAAAGAATTAA
- a CDS encoding sigma-54 dependent transcriptional regulator produces the protein MAKILLIEDEASIRRVLNKILTEESKDYEVTEAEDGLAGMELVKNEDFDLILCDIKMPKMDGVEVLEAVKKIKPEIPVVMISGHGDLDTAVNTMKIGAFDYISKPPDLNRLLNTVRNALDRKELVVENTRLKKKVSKNYQMIGESEAIHNIKDMIEKVAHTDARVLITGPNGTGKELVAHWLHQKSDRSKGPMIEVNCAAIPSELIESELFGHVKGAFTSANKDRAGKFEAANKGTIFLDEIGDMSLSAQAKVLRALQENKISRVGSDKDIKVDVRVVAATNKDLKKEIEENNFREDLYHRLAVILIEVPALKDRKEDIPLLVDYFSEKIASEQGTNKKEFTKEAIEVLKESEWRGNVRELRNVVERLFILGGKEITDEDVKLFGSRF, from the coding sequence ATGGCAAAAATATTATTAATAGAAGACGAGGCGTCGATAAGACGGGTACTTAACAAGATCTTGACTGAAGAAAGTAAAGATTATGAAGTTACCGAAGCTGAAGACGGACTCGCGGGAATGGAACTGGTTAAGAACGAAGATTTCGATCTTATCCTTTGCGATATAAAAATGCCCAAAATGGACGGGGTCGAGGTTCTCGAAGCCGTTAAAAAGATAAAACCTGAAATTCCGGTAGTAATGATCTCAGGTCATGGTGACCTTGATACTGCCGTAAATACCATGAAAATTGGGGCGTTCGATTATATTTCGAAACCACCAGACCTCAATAGATTATTGAATACCGTAAGAAACGCCCTGGATCGTAAAGAACTGGTTGTGGAGAATACAAGGCTTAAGAAGAAGGTAAGTAAGAACTACCAGATGATCGGGGAGTCTGAGGCTATCCATAATATCAAGGATATGATAGAAAAAGTAGCCCATACCGATGCACGTGTTCTTATTACCGGGCCTAACGGAACAGGAAAGGAACTTGTGGCACATTGGTTACATCAAAAGAGCGACAGGTCTAAAGGACCAATGATCGAGGTAAACTGTGCCGCCATACCTTCAGAATTGATAGAAAGTGAACTTTTTGGCCATGTTAAAGGAGCCTTTACTTCTGCAAATAAAGACAGGGCGGGTAAATTTGAAGCTGCCAATAAGGGAACTATTTTCCTTGATGAGATAGGAGACATGAGCTTATCTGCGCAGGCGAAAGTTTTGAGAGCACTGCAAGAAAACAAAATTTCCCGTGTAGGTAGCGATAAGGATATTAAGGTAGATGTGCGAGTAGTTGCCGCTACCAACAAAGACCTGAAAAAGGAAATTGAAGAGAATAATTTCAGAGAAGACCTCTATCACAGATTGGCAGTAATCCTCATCGAGGTTCCTGCTTTAAAAGATAGAAAAGAAGATATTCCTCTCCTGGTTGATTATTTCAGTGAAAAGATCGCTAGTGAACAGGGAACCAATAAAAAAGAGTTCACCAAAGAAGCCATTGAAGTTCTAAAAGAGAGCGAATGGCGTGGAAACGTTCGTGAATTACGAAACGTGGTAGAACGTCTTTTCATCCTTGGAGGAAAAGAGATCACCGATGAAGACGTAAAACTATTTGGTAGCCGATTCTAA